The nucleotide sequence ACGTCCCGCAGCGCGGGCACGGCCAGCGCGGCGGCGGCGGACGCGGTGTCGCGGCGGCGCTCGTTGTAGGCGCTGTCCACCAGGCCACGGCGGGTGGCGGTGTCCAGGATCACCACCGCGGTCCCCGGCGGCAGCGGCACCGAGCGCGTCTCCAGCGAGCGGCAGTCGATCAGCAGCGCGTGCCCCTCCTCGCCCGCCGCCGAGATCATCTGGTCCATCACCCCGCAGTGCACGCCCACCCAGCCGTTCTCGGCCTTCTGCGCAAGGAGCGCCATCTCTCTCGCGTCCCACGCGAACCCCGACACCGCGCAGAACGCCCGCGCCGTGGCCAGCTCCATCGCCGCGCTCGACGACAGCCCGGCGCCGATCGGCACGTCGCCGGCGGTCACGCCCTCCCAGCCGGCCAGGTTGCGGTCCTTCTTCTCCAGCGCCCACGCCATCCCGCGCAGGTACTCGATCCACCCGCCCTCGCTGCACCCCAGCGTCGCCAGGCTGAACGAGCGCG is from Longimicrobium sp. and encodes:
- a CDS encoding galactokinase; this encodes MTSDNGLRARVTREFEARFGEPPACVARAPGRVNLIGEHTDYNDGFVLPMAIDRAVWIALRPCADRGVTVHSLDFAETRSFSLATLGCSEGGWIEYLRGMAWALEKKDRNLAGWEGVTAGDVPIGAGLSSSAAMELATARAFCAVSGFAWDAREMALLAQKAENGWVGVHCGVMDQMISAAGEEGHALLIDCRSLETRSVPLPPGTAVVILDTATRRGLVDSAYNERRRDTASAAAALAVPALRDV